The Arthrobacter sp. PM3 genome contains the following window.
CCATCGGCATCGCCGCGCCGGCGCTCCTTGTCTTGCTCCGCATGCTGCAGGGCTTCTCGGTCGGCGGCGAAGCAGCCGGCGCCATGACCTTCCTCGCCGAGCACGCACCGGAAGGCAAGCGCGGCATCATCACCTCCTACGCCCAAATCGCCTCCTTCGCAGCCCTCCTCACCGGCACCCTCGTGGCGTTCTCCATGTCCCCATGGCTCACCCAGGCAGCGATCGACGGCGGCGGTTTCGGCGCCTTCGCCTGGCGCATCCCGTTCCTCGTCGCCATCCCCATGGGCATCATCGGCTGGTACATCCGCAAGGCCATCAGCGACACCCCGAACTTCGAGAAGCTGAAAGAAGAAGGCGGCCTGTCCAAGAACCCCCTCAAGGAAGCCTTCAAGTCCGCCGAACACCGCCGCGCCATGCTGCTGGCCCTGTTCATCCCGCTCATGAACGGCTCCGGCTACTACGTCCTCTTCTCCTACATGCCCACGTTCCTCAAGGGCAAGCAGATCAACTTCACCATCGGCGAAGCCCTCATCGTCACCGCCTGCAGCCTGGTGGCCATCTGCATCGCCATCCCCTTCATGGGCGCCCTCTCCGACCGGGTGGGCCGCAAGAAGGTCATCGCCGGCTCCGCCATCGCCATGGCCGTCCTCGGCATTCCCGCCTACGCCCTCATTGTCACCGGCAACATGGGCCTGGCCATCCTTGGCGCCTGCATCATGGCAGTCGTCTTCGCCGGGCACACCGCCGTGATCCACATCCTCATCGTTGAACTGTTCCCCACCCGCGTGCGCTACTCCGCGTACGGCCTCGGCTACAACGTCTCGTCGGCACTCTTCGGCGGCACCGCACCGCTGTTGATGACCTGGCTGATCTCCACCACGGGCAACGTCTACATGCCGGCCTTCTACGCCGTCGTTACCGCCTTGGGCACCTTGATCGCCGTCAGCACCGTCAAAGACCGCGCGCACCTGCCGCTGCGCGACGCCTGACCCCCGCCGCCACGGCGGCGGCCCCCGGCAAGCCGGCACCCGTACCCCACCACGTACATCCATAGGAGACTTCCATGCCCTTTTCCGACTACTCGACCGCACTCGTCACCGGCGCCTCAACAGGAATGGGCGCCGCGATCGCCGAGCGCCTGACCAAGCGCGGACTGACCGTGCACGCCGTCGCCCGCAACGAGGAACGGCTGAACGAACTCGCCGACCGCACCGGGGCCGTGCCCCACGTCCTCGACCTGACCGACACCACCGCCCTGACGGCCGCCGTCGGAAGCCTCGAAGTTGACGTCCTCGTCAACTGCGCCGGAGTGTCCCGGCCCGGCAACATCCTGGACTCAAGCGAAAGCGACATCGACGAGCTTGTCGACGTCAACCTGCGCGGGCTGCTCCAGCTGACCCGCCTGGTCCTGCCCGGCATGGTCGAACGGGACCGGGGACACGTCGTCAACATCAGCTCGATCGCCGGCCTCTACAACTTCTACGGCCACACCGTCTACCACGCCACCAAGGCCGCCGTGCACCAGATCTCCCGGCAGCTGCGCAACGACACCGTGGGCAAGCGGATCCGGGTCACCGAGATCTGCCCCGGCCGGGTCGAGACCGAAATCTTCGGACGCAACATGGGCGGCAGCCCCGAAGCCATGGCCGAGGCCTGGCAGACATACTACGAAGGCTACGAGTCGCTCACCACGGACGACATCGTCAACGCCCTGGACTACGCCATCGAAACCCCGCGGCACGTGAATGTGGGCATGCTTGAGCTCATGCCAACCTTCCAGGTCCCGGGCGGACTGACCTTCGACCGCCGCGAACAGAGCAACTGAACCCACCCCGCCCGAACCCCTTCCCCGAACCACACCCCCGCGAACCCGTTAGGCCCCTCCATGCAGTCAGTGCAGACCATCAGCTTCCCCGAACCCCAGCTCCTTGCCGCCCTTTCCCCGCTTCCCGGCGGACTCAGGGGAGTGGTGTGGGACATGAAGGAGGCGCCCGGCGAAGCCCACGGAAACATCGACGGCGTCATCCTGCCCTACATCGACGCCTCGGCCGTGCTGGGCTCACTGGCCCAGGTCAAGGACCTTAAATTCGTCCAGACGCAGTCCACCGGGTTCGACGGCGTCCCGGAGGCGGCCGGTCCGTCCGCGGCCGTGGCCAACGCCTCCGGCGTCCACGCCGCCGCCACCGCCGAACTCGCCGTGGGCCTGATCCTCGCCAAGCTGCGCGGGATCGACCAGGCCGTCCGCGACCAGCAGACGCAAGCCTGGGCACCGCAGCGCCGCCAGTCCCTCGCCGACCGGCGCGTCCTGCTCCTGGGCGTTGGCGGCATCGGACGGGAACTGGCCCGCCGGCTGGCACCGTTTGAAGTCACGCTCACCAGGGTCGGAAGCACGGCCCGCACCGACGACGACGGCCGCGTGCACTCGTCCAAGGACCTCATCGCGCTCGCGCGGGACCACGACATCCTCGTCTCCGTCCTGCCGTTATCCGATTCGACCCACCACCTGGTCGGCGCCGACGTGCTCGCCGCCCTGCCCGACGGCGCCCTGGTGGTCAACGTGGGCCGGGGCGCGGTGGTGGACGCCGACGCCCTGACCCGGGAAGTGGTCTCCGGCCGGCTGCAGTGCGCCCTGGACGTGATGGACCCCGAGCCGCTGCCCAAGGGCCACCCGCTCTGGGGCACGGACAATGCGCTCATCACTCCGCACGTGGGCGGCAACGCGTCCGCCTTTGAGCCCAGGATCCTGAAGCTGCTGAAGCAGCAGCTCGCGGCACTGGCAGAAGGCCGCACCCCCGCGAACCTCGTCCAGCAGGGACGCATCTGATGCCGGGAACAAGCAACGGACTTTTTGACTTGTCGGGCCGGGTGGCGTTGGTGACGGGGTCGAGCCGGGGGATCGGGAATGCGTTGGCGCGGGCCCTGGCGGATGCGGGGGCGACGGTGGTGCTGAACGGTGTGAATGCGGAGCGGTTGAAGGCTGCGGAGGCGTTGATGGCCGCGGATTACCCGCCGGGGCGGGTGCACGGGTGCGCTTTTGATGTCACGGACGCGTCCGAGGCGGCCCGGGGCGTGGCGTGGGTCGAGGAGCACGTGGGTCCGCTGGAGGTGCTGGTGAACAATGCCGGGATCCAGCACCGGGTGCCGATGCTGGAGCTGGATGTGACGGACTGGGAGCGGGTGATCGCGACGGACCTGACGAGCGCGTTCCTGGTGGGCCGGGAAGCGGCCCGGCACATGATCGGGCGGGGGCACGGGAAGATCATCAATATTTGTTCGGTGCAGNCGGATCTGGCCCGGCCCACGATTGCCCCGTATGTGGCGGCGAAGGGCGGGCTGCGGAATTTGACGCGGGCGATGACGGCGGAGTGGGCGGGGTCCGGGCTGCAGATCAACGGGCTCGCGCCGGGGTATATCCATACCGAGATGACGCAGAACCTGGTCGATGACGGGGCGTTCAACACCTGGATCCTGGGCCGGACCCCGGCGCGCCGGTGGGGGACGGTGCAGGACCTGGCCGGGCCGGCGGTGTGGCTGGCCTCGGCGGGCTCGGACTTCGTCAACGGGCAGACGATCTTCGTCGACGGCGGCATGACGGTGGTGGTCTGATGACGNGCGCAACAATTCTTCCGGCGGTGGTGCCGGTGGCGGGGCCGGCGGTGGTGGCCCATGGGGCGGGGGATCTGCGGATCGAACAGGTCCCGGTGCCGGTCCCGGGCCCGGACGAGGCGGTGGTGGAGGTCGCGTTCGGCGGGATCTGCGGGTCGGACCTGCATTACTGGCTGCACGGGGCGGCGGGGGAGTCGGTGCTGAAGGCGCCGATGGTGCTCGGGCATGAGATTGTCGGGACCGTGGTGCGGGCCGCGGCGGACGGGACCGGCCCGGGCGCCGGCGCCCCGGTCGCGGTGCACCCGGCCACCCCCGGCCACGGGCCGGGGCGGTTCCCGGCGGACCGGCCGAACCTGTCCCCGGGCTGTACGTATCTGGGGTCCGCGGCCCGGTTCCCGCACACGGACGGGGCGTTCAGCCGGTACGCGGTGCTCCCTGCCCGGATGCTCCGGGCCCTGCCCGCCGGGCTGGAGCTGCGGACCGCGGCTTTGGCCGAGCCGGCGGCCGTGGCCTGGCACGCGGTCGGCCGGGCCGGGGACGTGGCCGGGAAGACGGCGCTGGTGATCGGGTCCGGGCCGATCGGGGCGCTGGCCGTGGCCGTGCTGAAACGGGCCGGCGCGGCCCGGATCGTGGCGGTGGACATGCACGAGAAGCCGCTGGAGATCGCCCGGGCCGTGGGCGCGGACGATCTCCTGCACGGGACGGACACCGCGGCGATCGAGGCGGTCGAGGCCGACGTCGTGATCGAGTCCTCCGGCAGCCACCACGGCCTGGCCTCGGCCATCCGGGGGGCGGCCCGCGGCGGGAAGGTCGTCATGGTCGGGCTGCTGCCCACCGGCCCGCAGCCGGTCCTGATCTCCCTGGCCATCACCCGGGAACTGGAACTGATCGGCTCGTTCCGGTTCAACAACGAAATCGATCACGTCATCACCGCCCTCGCCGACGGCACCCTCGCCGCGGACCCCGTCATCACCCACACCTACCGGCTCGAGGACGGCCTGGCGGCCTTCGCCACCGCCCGCGACGCCGCCACCTCCGGAAAAGTCCTCCTCGACTTCCGGCCCAAGCCGGAGTGAAAAACGGGACCGGGACCCCGCACCTCCGGGACCGAAGGCGAGTGAACAGAAGGCGAGTGAACAGAAGAAAGGAACGGTGAAGTGAACCGCGCGCTGTGCCTGCCGAACAACAGGGAATGGACCGCGGAGGAGTTCAGCTCGCTGGCACCGCCCCGCAGGGACAGCCTCAAACGCCGGCTGGTCTGCCTGGACTGCGGCGCCAGGGCCATCTTCCAGTCAGCCGGCCGCCGGCGTCGTCCGGTCTTCCGGGCGTCCCACCGCAAGGACTGCGCCGTCGTGGCCCCGGCCTGGGGCGTCTTCCGGTTCCTGCAGTAACAAACACCACCCCAACGCGGGGTCACTCAGCGTCCCTTCCGCACCTGCGGATGGGCTTTGAGTGACCCCGCGTTTTTCGTTTCCGGCGCCCTTCGCCTCGGGGCTTGTGACGAGTCACGCAACTTTGTTAGTATGTCAGGACAAACTAGCTAATGAAGGAGAATCGAGTGCCCCTCGTTCGAATCGACGTCAACCAGGGCCGCAGCCCGCAGCAGCTCCAGGACCTGAGTCGGGGGATCCATGACGCCATCCTGGCCGAATACGGGATTCCGGAGCGGGACTACTTCCATGTGCTGACCGAGCATCCGCGCGGCCAGATCGTCGCCCAGGATGCCGGCCTGGGCTTTGAGCGCACTCCGGATGTGGTCATGATCCAGATTTTCACCCAGGGCGGGCGCAGTCAGGCGGCCAAGCAGTCGCTCTTTGCCGCCATTGCCGACAAGCTGGCCGGGCTCGGGATTGCCGGCACTGACGTGTTCATCGGCTATGTCGAGAACACGGCGGGGGACTGGTCATTCGGCTTTGGCCGGGCCCAGTATGTCACCGGCGAACTCAGCGTTCCCGCCAAATAATCCGCGCAAAAAGCTGCGCCGCGCGGTGTCCGGCATGCCTCCGAAAGAGGCATTGCGACACCCTCTGTGGCAAGTTGTAAATATGTCAGTACAAACCTTTGACAGGACATTGAATCTAGGGCAAAGTAGTGGATGTGGTCCGGCTCACGCGGGCCCTCCAGGCACCGGAACTTCAGCTGTACAGAGGTACCAGAGTTCACACGAGAAAGGTCCACGATTACCGTGACCCATGAGCTGCTCACGATCGGGCGCATCAGCGTTGATATCTACCCGAACGACATTGGTGTGGATCTGGAGGACGTGACGTCCTTCGGCAAATACCTCGGCGGATCCCCGTCCAACGTGGCCGTAGCGGCAGCCCGGCACGGCCACCGCACCGGCGTCATTACCCGGACCGGCGACGACGCCTTCGGCAAGTACCTGCACCGCGAACTGCACAAGTTCGGCGTGGATGATTCCTTCGTTGCTTCGGTCAAGGAGTACCCCACCGCCGTGACGTTCTGCGCGATCAAGCCCCCGCATGACTTCCCGCTGTATTTCTACGGCCGTTTCCCCACCGCCCCGGATCTGCAAATCAAGGCCGATGAACTGGACCTGGACGCCATCCGGGACGCGGGCATCTTCTGGTCCACCGTGACCGGCCTGTGCCAGGAGCCCAGCCGGGAAGCGCACCTCAAAGCCCACGAAGCCAGGCCCCGCACCGGCCTGAAGCAGGGCCAGTACACCATCCTGGACCTGGACTACCGCCCGATGTTCTGGTCCTCCGAGGAGGAGGCGCGCGAGCAGGTCGCCAAGATCCTGCCGCACGTCACGGTCGCGATCGGCAACGACCAGGAGTGCGCCGTCGCCGTCGGCCAGGGCACCCCGGACGAGCAGGCGGACCGCCTCCTGGCCGCCGGCGTCGAAATCGCCGTCGTCAAGCTTGGCCCTGAGGGTGTGATGGCCAAGACCCGCACCGAGCGCGTCGTCTCCGCCCCCGTTCCCGTCGAGACCGTCAACGGCCTGGGTGCCGGTGACTCCTTCGGCGGCGCCTTCTGCCACGGCCTGCTCTCCGGCTGGCCGCTGGCCGAAGTCCTCGACTTCGCC
Protein-coding sequences here:
- a CDS encoding MFS transporter — its product is MTTATRASGPQHDRLDARQTRKVVTAGCVGIFVELYDNGIFAFMAGTLALVFLAPGNPDNALLFVFAGYAVSFFVRPLGAVVCGFLGDKIGRQKLLVFVILLISVATAGIGLLPSYAAIGIAAPALLVLLRMLQGFSVGGEAAGAMTFLAEHAPEGKRGIITSYAQIASFAALLTGTLVAFSMSPWLTQAAIDGGGFGAFAWRIPFLVAIPMGIIGWYIRKAISDTPNFEKLKEEGGLSKNPLKEAFKSAEHRRAMLLALFIPLMNGSGYYVLFSYMPTFLKGKQINFTIGEALIVTACSLVAICIAIPFMGALSDRVGRKKVIAGSAIAMAVLGIPAYALIVTGNMGLAILGACIMAVVFAGHTAVIHILIVELFPTRVRYSAYGLGYNVSSALFGGTAPLLMTWLISTTGNVYMPAFYAVVTALGTLIAVSTVKDRAHLPLRDA
- a CDS encoding SDR family oxidoreductase, whose product is MPFSDYSTALVTGASTGMGAAIAERLTKRGLTVHAVARNEERLNELADRTGAVPHVLDLTDTTALTAAVGSLEVDVLVNCAGVSRPGNILDSSESDIDELVDVNLRGLLQLTRLVLPGMVERDRGHVVNISSIAGLYNFYGHTVYHATKAAVHQISRQLRNDTVGKRIRVTEICPGRVETEIFGRNMGGSPEAMAEAWQTYYEGYESLTTDDIVNALDYAIETPRHVNVGMLELMPTFQVPGGLTFDRREQSN
- a CDS encoding 2-hydroxyacid dehydrogenase, which encodes MQSVQTISFPEPQLLAALSPLPGGLRGVVWDMKEAPGEAHGNIDGVILPYIDASAVLGSLAQVKDLKFVQTQSTGFDGVPEAAGPSAAVANASGVHAAATAELAVGLILAKLRGIDQAVRDQQTQAWAPQRRQSLADRRVLLLGVGGIGRELARRLAPFEVTLTRVGSTARTDDDGRVHSSKDLIALARDHDILVSVLPLSDSTHHLVGADVLAALPDGALVVNVGRGAVVDADALTREVVSGRLQCALDVMDPEPLPKGHPLWGTDNALITPHVGGNASAFEPRILKLLKQQLAALAEGRTPANLVQQGRI
- a CDS encoding SDR family oxidoreductase → MPGTSNGLFDLSGRVALVTGSSRGIGNALARALADAGATVVLNGVNAERLKAAEALMAADYPPGRVHGCAFDVTDASEAARGVAWVEEHVGPLEVLVNNAGIQHRVPMLELDVTDWERVIATDLTSAFLVGREAARHMIGRGHGKIINICSVQXDLARPTIAPYVAAKGGLRNLTRAMTAEWAGSGLQINGLAPGYIHTEMTQNLVDDGAFNTWILGRTPARRWGTVQDLAGPAVWLASAGSDFVNGQTIFVDGGMTVVV
- a CDS encoding zinc-binding dehydrogenase, whose amino-acid sequence is MTXATILPAVVPVAGPAVVAHGAGDLRIEQVPVPVPGPDEAVVEVAFGGICGSDLHYWLHGAAGESVLKAPMVLGHEIVGTVVRAAADGTGPGAGAPVAVHPATPGHGPGRFPADRPNLSPGCTYLGSAARFPHTDGAFSRYAVLPARMLRALPAGLELRTAALAEPAAVAWHAVGRAGDVAGKTALVIGSGPIGALAVAVLKRAGAARIVAVDMHEKPLEIARAVGADDLLHGTDTAAIEAVEADVVIESSGSHHGLASAIRGAARGGKVVMVGLLPTGPQPVLISLAITRELELIGSFRFNNEIDHVITALADGTLAADPVITHTYRLEDGLAAFATARDAATSGKVLLDFRPKPE
- a CDS encoding tautomerase family protein; the encoded protein is MPLVRIDVNQGRSPQQLQDLSRGIHDAILAEYGIPERDYFHVLTEHPRGQIVAQDAGLGFERTPDVVMIQIFTQGGRSQAAKQSLFAAIADKLAGLGIAGTDVFIGYVENTAGDWSFGFGRAQYVTGELSVPAK
- the iolC gene encoding 5-dehydro-2-deoxygluconokinase: MTHELLTIGRISVDIYPNDIGVDLEDVTSFGKYLGGSPSNVAVAAARHGHRTGVITRTGDDAFGKYLHRELHKFGVDDSFVASVKEYPTAVTFCAIKPPHDFPLYFYGRFPTAPDLQIKADELDLDAIRDAGIFWSTVTGLCQEPSREAHLKAHEARPRTGLKQGQYTILDLDYRPMFWSSEEEAREQVAKILPHVTVAIGNDQECAVAVGQGTPDEQADRLLAAGVEIAVVKLGPEGVMAKTRTERVVSAPVPVETVNGLGAGDSFGGAFCHGLLSGWPLAEVLDFANAAGAIVASRLSCADAMPTPEEVTSLLAERGRLAPGQFATQNAPEGAAL